The following are encoded in a window of Alosa sapidissima isolate fAloSap1 chromosome 10, fAloSap1.pri, whole genome shotgun sequence genomic DNA:
- the rabac1 gene encoding prenylated Rab acceptor protein 1, with protein MDTKVEDPFAAEAALEPPAVQSIVGRLWMVKGMSGTMAKEWFDRRRKSIRPWATFVDQRKFSKPRNFGEVCQRVVRNLDTYHSNYTFIFLGLILYCIISSPMLLIALAVFAGAYYIIHLKSLENKLVVFGRELTQGHQLGLAGGVSFPVFWLAGAGAAVFWVLGATLAVIGSHAAFRELESSDMEDLLMEPV; from the exons ATGGACACCAAAGTTGAGGATCCGTTTGCTGCCGAGGCTGCATTGGAGCCCCCAGCGGTACAGAGCATCGTGGGGAG ACTGTGGATGGTGAAAGGCATGTCGGGGACCATGGCGAAGGAGTGGTTTGACCGGCGCCGGAAGTCCATTCGTCCCTGGGCCACGTTTGTGGACCAACGCAAGTTCTCCAAGCCGCGCAACTTCGGGGAGGTCTGCCAGCGTGTCGTCCGCAATCTGGACACCTACCACAGCAACTACACCTTCATTTTCCTGGGACTAATACTCTACTGcat TATCAGCTCGCCCATGCTGTTGATCGCCTTGGCCGTGTTTGCTGGAGCATACTACATCATCCACCTCAAGTCTCTGGAGAATAAGCTTGTTGTgtttg GGCGGGAGCTAACGCAGGGCCACCAGTTgggattggctggtggggtctCCTTCCCTGTGTTCTGGTTGGCTGGAGCTGGTGCCGCTGTCTTCTGGGTTCTGG GTGCCACGCTGGCTGTAattggctcccatgctgctttcCGTGAGCTGGAGTCATCAGACATGGAGGACCTCTTGATGGAACCGGTCTAG
- the dedd1 gene encoding death effector domain-containing 1, producing the protein MATCRHPWLSPWEETECFTYYDMLTPHEIYEVVGSQLTETDVEVLSYILDEMYPNEHPLDPEQWTETARARDSGQLEVVTPPDPRLVRAWRRVRPRCRPCPEAARHKPKCGVELLLELERRGHLSEANLEPLLQLLRVLTRHDLLPFVSRKKRRTVSPERDYPVPMEEAAMEGTSKNTSCSHAGPPSDCSSELWREGVDPMRAAAPMRRKRGKGRQWTRRKGPKPPEFQPPPVPNKVTCDIRLRVRPEYSEQESVLRASVSSTKREPLARQLDLFGRANAMLRARDLGSINCDIKFSEVSKLDAFWADYLSGALTEALKDVFLTDALRRAAGHHRLQLLVSVDQDDYEHGRRMLMEQLTDHSHQVPAGREEAHW; encoded by the exons ATGGCTACATGTCGCCATCCCTGGCTGAGTCCGTGGGAGGAAACCGAATGTTTCACCTACTATGACATGCTCACTCCTCACGAAATTTATGAAGTCGTGGGCTCTCAACTGACGGAAACCGACGTGGAAGTGTTGTCTTATATCTTGGATGAAATGTACCCCAATGAACATCCCCTTGATCCAGAACAATGGACCGAGACGGCTAGAGCACGCGACTCCGGACAGCTAGAGGTGGTCACGCCGCCAGACCCCCGACTGGTGAGAGCTTGGCGGCGGGTCCGGCCCCGCTGTCGGCCATGTCCGGAGGCCGCGCGACACAAGCCCAAATGCGGCGTGGAACTGCTGCTGGAATTGGAGAGGAGAGGTCATCTGAGCGAGGCAAACCTTGAGCCCCTCCTGCAGCTCTTGCGGGTGCTCACGCGACATGACCTCCTGCCCTTCGTCTCACGCAAGAAGAGAAGAACAG TGTCGCCAGAGAGGGACTACCCGGTCCCGATGGAGGAGGCCGCCATGGAAGGAACCTCTAAGAATACCAGCTGCAGCCATGCCGGCCCACCCAGTGACTGCTCCTCGGAGCTCTGGAGGGAAG gggTTGACCCTATGCGAGCTGCAGCTCCTATGAGGCGTAAGCGGGGCAAAGGGCGTCAGTGGACGCGCAGGAAAGGCCCCAAACCCCCGGAGTTTCAGCCTCCTCCAGTCCCCAACAAAGTCACCTGTG atatCCGTCTGCGTGTGCGTCCCGAGTACTCCGAGCAGGAGTCGGTCCTGCGTGCGTCCGTCTCGTCTACCAAGCGTGAGCCGCTGGCGCGTCAGCTGGACCTGTTTGGCCGTGCCAACGCCATGCTGCGGGCACGGGACCTGGGCTCCATCAACTGTGACATCAAGTTCTCCGAGGTGTCCAAGCTGGACGCGTTCTGGGCAGACTACCTGAGCGGCGCGCTGACCGAGGCGCTGAAGGACGTGTTCCTCACGGACGCGCTTCGGCGGGCCGCCGGACACCACCGCTTGCAGCTGCTGGTCAGCGTCGACCAGGACGACTACGAGCATGGACGCCGCATGCTGATGGAGCAGCTCACAGACCACTCACaccag